One segment of Desulfosudis oleivorans Hxd3 DNA contains the following:
- a CDS encoding AMP-binding protein: protein MAYTIQKLKLAKDALTGIAAFVSRETRHGRLIKLITGLVSDKPRDIAWSDLLEDCAADVPEKTFLRYKTESFTYRQMNANANRMAAFLVAAGGGRGKGVGILMRNAPRVLDVFFGSQKAGMYSVMINPELRGDGLAYVINHSDIDFLVADAELLDTLIPVMDALDRIRPDTVFINDVEEEARGIALPDTMGLLSRAYRMPAVRPDIQYDPEDLCLIIYTSGTTGPPKGVVYRYNTTGVTRLRLVGHLFLKPGDVYYTYLSLCHGNALFISTTATMAARAGMALARKFSASRFWDDVRGYNATVFNTIGSIVPILMKQPEKPTDSDNSVRVVFSAACPADMWEPFEKRFGVTLYEGYGAIDGGGKGIMNFGTAPRGSLGKPMASGRVRLVDEKGHDVGPGAAGELLFKVGGGKSRVEYYKNEAASEKKVKDGWLYTGDILRKDKNGYFYFVGRNTESMRKGGENVSAYEVEHVIMKHPAVEDVAVYAVPSEMAEDEIMAAVKLVEGQSVTPAGLQAFLAGQLAKYAVPRYIRFVDDFPKTNTHRIIKRVLEQEGVTGDTWDALKKGAGTSPSS from the coding sequence ATGGCTTATACCATTCAGAAACTCAAGCTGGCAAAAGACGCCCTCACCGGCATTGCGGCCTTTGTTTCACGGGAAACACGGCACGGGCGGCTGATAAAACTCATCACCGGTCTTGTTTCAGACAAGCCCCGGGACATCGCCTGGAGCGACCTTTTGGAGGACTGCGCCGCGGATGTGCCGGAAAAGACCTTTCTGCGCTATAAAACCGAGTCTTTTACCTACCGGCAGATGAACGCCAATGCCAACCGGATGGCCGCCTTTCTGGTGGCGGCCGGCGGCGGCAGGGGCAAAGGCGTGGGTATTCTGATGCGCAACGCGCCGCGGGTGCTGGATGTTTTTTTCGGTTCCCAGAAGGCGGGCATGTATTCGGTGATGATCAACCCGGAACTGAGAGGCGACGGCCTTGCCTATGTGATCAACCACAGCGACATCGATTTTCTGGTGGCCGACGCCGAGCTGCTGGACACCCTGATCCCTGTCATGGACGCGCTGGATCGGATCAGGCCCGACACCGTGTTTATCAATGACGTTGAGGAAGAGGCCCGGGGCATTGCCCTTCCCGACACCATGGGGCTGTTGAGCCGGGCCTACCGGATGCCGGCCGTCCGGCCCGATATTCAATATGATCCCGAAGACCTCTGCCTGATCATCTACACCTCCGGCACCACCGGCCCGCCCAAGGGCGTGGTCTACCGGTACAACACCACCGGCGTCACCCGGCTGCGGCTGGTGGGCCATCTTTTTTTAAAGCCCGGCGACGTCTATTACACCTATCTTTCCCTGTGCCACGGTAACGCCCTGTTTATCTCCACCACCGCCACCATGGCGGCCCGGGCCGGCATGGCCCTGGCCCGCAAATTTTCCGCCAGCCGGTTCTGGGACGATGTGCGCGGCTATAATGCCACGGTGTTCAACACCATCGGCTCCATTGTGCCGATCCTGATGAAACAGCCGGAAAAGCCCACGGACAGCGACAACAGCGTGCGGGTGGTCTTTTCCGCGGCCTGCCCGGCGGACATGTGGGAACCCTTTGAAAAGCGGTTCGGCGTCACCCTTTACGAAGGGTACGGCGCCATTGACGGCGGTGGCAAAGGCATCATGAACTTCGGCACCGCGCCCCGGGGGTCCCTGGGAAAGCCCATGGCCTCGGGCAGGGTGCGGCTGGTGGACGAAAAGGGCCATGACGTGGGGCCGGGTGCGGCCGGAGAGCTGCTGTTCAAGGTGGGCGGCGGCAAAAGCCGGGTGGAGTATTACAAAAACGAGGCCGCGTCGGAAAAAAAAGTGAAAGACGGCTGGCTTTACACCGGCGACATTTTAAGAAAAGACAAAAACGGCTATTTTTATTTTGTGGGCCGCAACACCGAGTCCATGCGAAAAGGCGGAGAAAACGTGTCCGCCTACGAGGTGGAGCACGTGATCATGAAGCACCCGGCCGTGGAAGACGTGGCCGTGTACGCCGTGCCGTCGGAGATGGCCGAGGATGAAATCATGGCCGCGGTCAAGCTGGTGGAGGGCCAAAGTGTGACGCCCGCCGGCCTGCAGGCCTTTCTTGCCGGCCAGCTGGCCAAATACGCGGTGCCCCGGTATATCCGCTTTGTGGACGACTTTCCCAAAACCAACACCCACCGCATCATCAAGCGGGTTCTGGAACAGGAGGGGGTCACCGGAGACACCTGGGATGCCCTGAAAAAAGGGGCCGGAACCTCCCCTTCTTCATAA
- a CDS encoding ATP-grasp domain-containing protein, whose product MRLVSFDPLQTLDIPGVRTIKPAHWFREKETVKSADWILYPEYWQVNPLYYGLKKRIFPSVSTYHIGHDKIEMARAFEAVCPENAPVTRILSRNEYATEQILDEFDFPFVAKEVRSSMGEGVFLITDKKALKAYVDRNDTLFVQEYLPISRDLRVVVVGKSVVAAYWRQAPDGAFCNNVSRGGTVCFEDIPDSALGLVEKVAIELDINHAGFDVAVVDGHCFLLEFNPRFGTQGLITRGIRLGRVVLDYLIEMSRPPEVPGNPRLPRAG is encoded by the coding sequence ATGCGCCTGGTTTCTTTCGATCCCCTTCAGACCCTGGACATTCCCGGTGTGCGGACCATCAAGCCGGCGCACTGGTTCCGGGAAAAAGAGACCGTCAAGTCGGCCGACTGGATTCTTTATCCTGAATACTGGCAGGTCAACCCCCTGTATTATGGCCTTAAAAAACGGATATTTCCCAGCGTCAGCACCTATCACATCGGCCACGACAAAATTGAAATGGCCAGGGCCTTTGAGGCGGTCTGCCCGGAGAACGCTCCTGTCACCCGGATCCTGTCACGCAACGAATACGCCACAGAGCAGATTCTTGATGAGTTCGATTTTCCCTTTGTGGCAAAAGAGGTGAGAAGTTCCATGGGGGAAGGGGTTTTTCTGATCACCGACAAAAAGGCGTTGAAGGCCTATGTGGACCGCAACGACACCCTTTTTGTCCAGGAGTATCTTCCCATCAGCCGGGACCTGCGGGTGGTGGTGGTGGGAAAGTCGGTTGTGGCCGCCTACTGGCGCCAGGCCCCGGACGGGGCTTTCTGCAACAATGTGTCCAGGGGCGGAACCGTCTGTTTTGAGGACATCCCCGACAGCGCCCTTGGCCTGGTGGAAAAGGTGGCCATTGAACTGGATATCAACCATGCCGGGTTTGACGTGGCCGTGGTGGACGGACACTGCTTTCTTCTGGAGTTTAATCCCCGGTTCGGCACCCAGGGCCTGATTACCAGGGGTATTCGGCTGGGAAGGGTGGTTCTGGACTACCTGATCGAAATGAGCCGGCCCCCGGAAGTGCCCGGCAATCCCCGGTTGCCCCGGGCCGGGTGA